Proteins encoded by one window of candidate division WOR-3 bacterium:
- a CDS encoding ATP-binding protein: protein MKKEIIKKIIEEFSEYQLPKIVERQIIKINLDVNKIITIGGSRRVGKTFYIFSIIKKLLAEGIKRERILYINFEDERLLPFSPHDFDILLEAFYELYPETRNTITYFFFDEIQEITMWEKFVRRLYDTQRAKIVITGSSSKVTSKEIASSLRGRSITYELFPFSFNEILSANGIVCDIRTLYSSRRFLVKKLFEEYLKFGGYPEIVLNKEHNIRLRILNEYLSTIIIKDLIEKYKIRSMSTLKGLIKFLISNVSRYFSINSFYKFIKQTTPITKRTLINYIHYLESINLFFFVNKFSPSLKVQSVNPKKLYCIDTGFLTATGFYATADIGWRLENIVYLTLKQRQIVNPLMEIYYWRDNSKEVDFLIKEGNRIKSLIQVSYDIEKRETREREIQGLISAMEKFNLPRGIIITYDYSGEEKIGKRKIFFIPIIQWLISL from the coding sequence ATGAAAAAAGAGATAATTAAAAAAATTATTGAAGAATTTTCAGAATATCAATTACCGAAGATAGTAGAAAGACAGATAATTAAGATTAATCTTGATGTGAATAAGATTATCACCATTGGTGGTTCAAGGCGGGTCGGTAAGACATTTTACATTTTTTCAATTATCAAAAAACTATTAGCAGAGGGTATTAAGAGGGAGCGCATACTCTATATAAATTTTGAAGATGAGCGGCTTTTGCCTTTCTCACCTCATGATTTTGATATTCTTCTTGAAGCATTTTATGAATTATACCCTGAAACCAGAAACACCATTACATACTTTTTCTTTGATGAAATCCAGGAAATCACTATGTGGGAGAAATTTGTTCGCCGATTGTATGATACTCAAAGAGCGAAGATTGTAATTACTGGTTCAAGTTCTAAAGTAACAAGCAAAGAGATTGCCAGTTCTTTGCGGGGCCGTTCAATTACTTATGAACTATTTCCGTTTTCTTTTAATGAAATACTTTCAGCAAATGGAATTGTCTGCGATATTCGCACGCTGTATTCGAGCCGGAGATTTCTGGTTAAGAAATTGTTTGAAGAATATTTGAAATTTGGTGGTTATCCCGAGATTGTTCTAAATAAAGAGCATAATATAAGATTAAGAATTTTGAATGAATATCTTAGCACGATTATTATCAAAGATTTGATTGAAAAATACAAAATTCGGAGTATGAGTACTCTCAAAGGACTGATAAAATTTCTCATTTCTAATGTTTCCCGATATTTCTCTATTAACAGTTTTTACAAATTTATAAAACAGACAACCCCAATAACCAAGAGGACTCTTATAAATTACATCCATTACCTTGAATCTATAAATTTATTCTTTTTCGTAAACAAATTTTCGCCATCGTTGAAAGTTCAGAGCGTGAATCCCAAAAAGTTATATTGTATTGATACTGGATTTTTAACAGCAACTGGTTTTTATGCGACGGCAGATATTGGATGGCGATTGGAAAACATTGTTTATCTAACCTTGAAGCAAAGGCAAATTGTAAATCCATTAATGGAGATTTATTATTGGCGAGATAATAGCAAAGAAGTAGACTTTTTAATAAAAGAAGGAAATAGAATTAAATCCCTTATTCAGGTTTCATACGATATAGAAAAAAGGGAGACAAGAGAGCGAGAAATACAGGGTCTTATCAGTGCGATGGAGAAGTTTAATCTGCCCCGCGGTATAATAATTACCTATGATTATTCAGGCGAGGAAAAAATTGGGAAGAGAAAGATATTTTTCATCCCCATTATTCAGTGGTTGATTTCATTATGA
- a CDS encoding hydrogenase iron-sulfur subunit, which produces MNFEPKIVAFCCNWCSYPAADGAGVARLQYPPNIRIVRVMCGGRVTPGMVLKAFELGADGVLVATCHFEDCHYMFGARKAADVHKITEKLVAMLGIEPERLKLDWISSAEATKFAKVATEFTETIRKLGPSQVTKDSALDRV; this is translated from the coding sequence ATGAATTTTGAACCAAAGATTGTTGCCTTCTGCTGTAACTGGTGTTCATACCCTGCTGCAGATGGCGCAGGTGTGGCAAGATTGCAGTATCCACCCAATATCAGGATTGTGCGGGTGATGTGTGGAGGCAGGGTTACACCTGGGATGGTGTTAAAGGCATTTGAACTCGGTGCTGATGGCGTGCTCGTAGCAACCTGCCATTTTGAGGATTGTCATTATATGTTTGGGGCACGCAAGGCTGCGGATGTGCATAAAATAACAGAAAAACTTGTGGCAATGCTTGGTATTGAACCCGAAAGGCTAAAACTTGACTGGATTTCTTCAGCCGAGGCGACAAAGTTCGCCAAGGTGGCAACAGAGTTTACCGAGACAATAAGAAAATTGGGTCCCAGTCAAGTGACAAAGGATTCTGCACTTGACAGGGTCTGA